GCGTGGCGCTGCACGGGCTGGGGTTCGCGCCGGCCCTCTACCAGAGCGTGATCCCCGTCTCCGACCGGCTGCGCGGGCTGATCCTGGCCGAGGTGATGGCCGCGCTCTCGACCGCGATGCTGGTGCGGGCGCTTTTCGACCTGCGCTTCAGGGTGTGGGAGAAGGCGGCGCTGGCGGTCTACGCGCTTTCCATCCCCCTGGTCCTCTTCCTCCCGCTGCGGCGCGTGCACCTGCCGCACACCATCCTGGACGCGGCGGTGCTGCTGGGGATCGCCTTCCTGGTGGGGCGCATCGTGGCGGAGGCGCGGAGGAACGCGCCGCTGGCGAGGCCGCTCGTGGGCGGCGTGGCGGTGTTTGCCGGCACCGTGATCGCGGACCTGCTGGCGGAGTACGGCGTCGTGCGCCCCCTGACGCTGATCCCCGGAGTGCCGGGGCTCTTCTGGTTCGGCTTCATCGGACTCCTGCTCGTCTTCGGACGGACGACGGCGGGGCACTGGGCGGCATCGGAGGCGCGCGCCAACACCGATGCGCTCACCGGCCTCGCCAACCGGCGCGTCTTCAGCGACACCCTCTCCCAGCATCTCGCCAGCCTCGAGCGAAGCAGCCTGCGGCTCGTCCTCGTGCTGATCGACCTCGACCACTTCAAGCAGGTGAACGACCGCTACGGCCACGTGGCGGGCGACGAGGTGCTCGCGCGCGTGGGCCAGCTCCTGCTGCACCAGGCGCACCTGGTGGACCTCGCCGCGCGCATCGGCGGCGAGGAGCTGGCGGTGATCGTGGTCGACCGCTCCGCCGACGAGGCGCGCGGCTTCGCGGAGCAGTTCCGCGCCGCGCTCGCCGCCGAGCGCTTCAGCACGCCGGAAGGCGAGCCGTTCCAGGTGACGGCGAGCCTGGGGATCGCCGAGGCCGTCCCCGGAATCAATCCCACGACGCTCATGCAGACGGCCGACGAGGCGCTGTACGAGGCCAAGCAGCGTGGGCGGAACCAGTCCGTGCTCGGTACGCGGCCCACCATCGCCGAAGCAACGTAGTTCTTTCCGTCTGCCTCTGTGTCTCTGTGTGAGCCGCGGTTGCGATGCAGAATACGGCACGGCCCGTGGCCTGCAACATGCTTGTGGAGATCCCACTTACCCTCAAGGCGAGTCGCGAGCGCGATGGAGATCAACATCAACTGCAGGCTCGCCGCGGCGCTCGCCGGGCGGATGCGCGAAGCCCGGGAAGATCTCACGCGCCGCTGGCTGGAGCGGATCGTGGCGCGCGTAGCGATCGACCCCAACCGCGTTTTTCCCACCGACGAGCTGCTGAACCA
This genomic window from Longimicrobium sp. contains:
- a CDS encoding diguanylate cyclase produces the protein MMMALQNRRIPRWLALAALLAMGAASAGHAQVTSLPASRWEIRAGDDTAWAAGGDGPGWMPLRAFGRWHRALPGHEGWVWYRTRIPAAAVRGDEALAVRMPNVGGAYELFWNGRRIAAEGSLPPRFRESAGPRLVPVPPGAVALGRGPDHLLAIRVFDDRATGGVMAPVRFGPAAVMMEREPHGELAIAVLVAIFATLGVYHLLFFFTVRHTTTENLWFALLCLSVALHGLGFAPALYQSVIPVSDRLRGLILAEVMAALSTAMLVRALFDLRFRVWEKAALAVYALSIPLVLFLPLRRVHLPHTILDAAVLLGIAFLVGRIVAEARRNAPLARPLVGGVAVFAGTVIADLLAEYGVVRPLTLIPGVPGLFWFGFIGLLLVFGRTTAGHWAASEARANTDALTGLANRRVFSDTLSQHLASLERSSLRLVLVLIDLDHFKQVNDRYGHVAGDEVLARVGQLLLHQAHLVDLAARIGGEELAVIVVDRSADEARGFAEQFRAALAAERFSTPEGEPFQVTASLGIAEAVPGINPTTLMQTADEALYEAKQRGRNQSVLGTRPTIAEAT